In the Streptomyces formicae genome, one interval contains:
- a CDS encoding PIG-L family deacetylase, which translates to MTDRPLTLMAVHAHPDDEATGTGGVLARYAAEGIRTVLVTCTDGGCGDGPGGVKPGEPGHDPVAVAAMRRQELLESCEVLKVSDLEMLDYADSGMTGWPSNDAPGSFWQTPVEEGAARLAELMRHYRPDVVVTYDENGFYGHPDHIQAHRITMAALEMVELTPKVYWTTMPHSAMRQFQETMREFHEGDMPEPDPAEVAAMAEIGLPDDEISTWVETTAFSDQKFDALAAHASQGENIFFLKMGKERFGELMGMETFVRVKDSTGSPAREDDLFAGLR; encoded by the coding sequence ATGACTGACCGGCCCTTGACGCTCATGGCAGTGCACGCTCACCCCGATGACGAGGCCACCGGGACCGGAGGGGTCCTTGCGCGGTATGCGGCGGAAGGGATTCGTACGGTTCTCGTGACCTGTACCGACGGCGGTTGCGGGGACGGGCCGGGGGGCGTCAAGCCCGGGGAGCCCGGGCACGATCCGGTGGCCGTCGCCGCCATGCGGCGCCAGGAGCTTCTGGAGAGTTGTGAGGTCCTGAAGGTCAGCGATCTGGAGATGCTCGACTACGCCGACTCCGGGATGACCGGCTGGCCCAGCAACGACGCCCCCGGATCGTTCTGGCAGACCCCCGTTGAGGAAGGCGCCGCCCGGCTCGCGGAGCTCATGCGGCACTACCGGCCCGACGTGGTCGTCACCTACGACGAGAACGGCTTCTACGGTCACCCCGATCACATCCAGGCCCACCGCATCACGATGGCGGCGCTGGAGATGGTGGAGCTGACGCCGAAGGTGTACTGGACGACGATGCCCCACTCGGCGATGCGGCAGTTCCAGGAGACCATGCGCGAGTTCCACGAAGGTGACATGCCGGAGCCGGACCCCGCCGAGGTCGCCGCGATGGCGGAGATCGGGCTCCCCGACGACGAGATCAGCACGTGGGTGGAGACCACCGCGTTCAGCGACCAGAAGTTCGACGCCCTGGCCGCGCACGCCAGTCAGGGCGAGAACATCTTCTTCCTCAAGATGGGCAAGGAGCGCTTCGGCGAGTTGATGGGCATGGAGACCTTCGTCCGCGTCAAGGACTCCACCGGCTCGCCCGCGCGTGAGGACGACCTCTTCGCCGGACTGCGCTGA
- a CDS encoding TetR/AcrR family transcriptional regulator, translating to MVSTPESQPEKTSARGKRADAVRNQQVLLDAAGEVFVTSGIDAPIREIAAKAGVGLGTLYRHFPTRADLVTAVYRHQIEACAEAGPKLLAEADLPFDALRQWIDLFVDFLVTKHGLADALQSESERFAALHTHFLDRLLPVCAQLLDAAAAAGEISSDVRPYELLRGIGNLCIGRDSDPRYDPRRLIEPLLQGLRPHAAPGA from the coding sequence ATGGTGTCCACGCCGGAGAGCCAGCCCGAAAAAACGTCCGCCCGCGGCAAGCGGGCGGACGCGGTGCGCAATCAGCAGGTTCTGCTCGACGCGGCCGGGGAGGTGTTCGTGACCTCCGGGATCGACGCGCCGATCCGCGAGATCGCGGCCAAGGCGGGGGTCGGCCTGGGGACGCTCTACCGCCACTTCCCGACGAGGGCGGACCTCGTCACCGCCGTCTACCGCCACCAGATCGAGGCGTGCGCGGAGGCGGGCCCGAAGCTGCTGGCCGAAGCCGACCTGCCGTTCGACGCGCTACGACAGTGGATCGACCTCTTCGTCGACTTCCTGGTCACCAAGCACGGGCTCGCCGACGCCCTGCAGTCCGAAAGCGAGCGGTTCGCGGCGCTGCACACCCACTTCCTCGACCGGCTGCTGCCCGTCTGCGCGCAACTGCTCGACGCGGCGGCAGCGGCGGGTGAGATCAGCTCCGACGTACGGCCCTACGAGCTGCTGCGCGGCATCGGCAACCTCTGCATCGGACGGGACAGCGACCCCCGCTACGACCCCCGCCGGTTGATCGAGCCGCTCCTCCAGGGCCTGCGGCCGCACGCGGCGCCGGGGGCGTGA
- a CDS encoding alpha/beta hydrolase family protein: MSEPTYTADVATADATAPVLSVSPVVLPAPGRAVDLQVRVSAPVTGSDLPVILLSHGLGPSNNLSSLNGYAPLATYWAAHGFVVIQPTHLDSRTLDPAPDTDAGAAPHWRTRAEDMKRVLDGLDAVEDAVPQLRGRIDHGRVAVAGHSMGGHTASLLLGARLTDPFDGKEVDLAEPRITAGVLLAAPGRGGDALTEFTAETYSFFLTSDFSTMTTPTLVVAGDQDASAFLTVKGPDWHTDPYVLAPGPKSLLTLFDAGHGLGGISGYDVAETTDENPERVAAVGRLTCAYLRSELYPGDRAWQIARDALAAGPDPLGRVESK; this comes from the coding sequence ATGAGTGAACCCACGTACACCGCCGACGTCGCCACCGCCGACGCCACCGCCCCGGTCCTCTCGGTCAGCCCCGTCGTGCTGCCCGCACCCGGCCGCGCCGTCGACCTTCAGGTGCGGGTCTCCGCCCCGGTGACCGGGAGCGACCTGCCGGTCATCCTCCTCTCGCACGGCCTCGGCCCCTCGAACAACCTCTCCTCCCTGAACGGCTACGCCCCGCTCGCCACCTACTGGGCCGCACACGGCTTCGTCGTGATCCAACCCACCCACCTGGACTCCAGGACGCTGGATCCGGCCCCCGACACCGACGCCGGCGCCGCGCCGCACTGGCGCACCCGGGCCGAGGACATGAAGCGCGTCCTCGACGGGCTCGACGCGGTCGAGGACGCCGTCCCGCAGCTCCGCGGCCGTATCGACCACGGCCGGGTCGCCGTGGCCGGGCACTCGATGGGCGGGCACACCGCGAGCCTGCTGCTCGGCGCGAGGCTCACCGATCCGTTCGACGGGAAGGAAGTGGACCTGGCGGAGCCCCGGATCACGGCGGGCGTGCTGCTCGCCGCACCGGGACGCGGCGGCGACGCCCTCACCGAGTTCACGGCGGAGACCTACTCCTTCTTCCTGACCTCGGACTTCTCCACGATGACGACGCCCACGCTCGTCGTCGCGGGGGACCAGGACGCCTCCGCCTTCCTGACGGTCAAGGGCCCTGATTGGCACACGGATCCCTACGTACTCGCCCCGGGGCCCAAGTCCCTGCTCACGCTGTTCGACGCCGGACACGGGCTCGGCGGGATCTCCGGGTACGACGTCGCGGAGACCACCGACGAGAACCCCGAGCGGGTCGCCGCGGTCGGGCGGCTCACCTGCGCCTACCTGCGCAGCGAGCTCTATCCGGGAGATCGGGCCTGGCAGATCGCGCGGGACGCGCTGGCCGCGGGACCCGACCCGCTCGGCCGGGTCGAATCCAAGTAG